A stretch of the Capsicum annuum cultivar UCD-10X-F1 chromosome 10, UCD10Xv1.1, whole genome shotgun sequence genome encodes the following:
- the LOC107844359 gene encoding very-long-chain aldehyde decarbonylase CER1 has product MATTPGFLTDWPWKHLGSFKYVILAPWIAHSVYSFVMKEQYERDSTNLLIFPFLLSRMLHNQLWISFSRYRTAKGNNRIVDKGIEFNQVDRESNWDDQIILSGILLYFFNTMLNFGASKLPLWRSDGVVMSIFLHAGPVEFLYYWLHRALHHHYLYSRYHSHHHSSIVTEPITSVIHPFAEHIAYFLLFAIPTLTSVFTGTASLASLFGYITYIDVMNNMGHCNFEFIPKWIFSIFPPLKYLMYTPSFHSLHHTQFRTNYSLFMPIYDYIYGTMDKSTDSIYEKSLKRQEDSPDVVHLTHLTTPESIYHLRLGFSSLASMPLNNKWYIWLMWPVTLWTMIANCIYGRTFIFERNSLEKFNFQSWAIPRYNLQYLLKWQSQAINSFIEDAIIQAEEKGTKVLSLGLLNKDEELNRNGELYIERHPKIKIKVVDGSSLTVAVVLNSIPKGTTEVLLRGNLTKVAFSLASALSQRGIQVATLYKSDYEKLKLATTSSQSNFVLSNRFDQKIWVVGAGLTEEEDMKAAKGTLFFPFTQLPPKKVRHDCFYHYPPAMLAPPSMQNLHACENWLPRRAMSAPRVAGIVHALEGWNVHECGDNMIDIEKIWEASIKHGFKPLAFAE; this is encoded by the exons TACGTGATTCTGGCTCCATGGATTGCTCACAGCGTCTATTCTTTTGTAATGAAAGAGCAATATGAGAGAGACTCCACCAACTTGCTCATATTCCCTTTTTTACTCTCAAGAATGCTTCACAATCAACTCTGGATTAGCTTCTCCCGTTATCGAACTGCCAAAGGCAATAACCGCATTGTTGACAAGGGCATTGAGTTTAATCAAGTTGACCGTGAAAGCAACTG GGACGATCAGATTATATTGAGCGGgatcttgttatattttttcaatacgaTGTTGAATTTCGGAGCTTCAAAGTTGCCATTGTGGAGATCAGATGGTGTGGTCATGTCGATATTCCTTCATGCGGGTCCTGTTGAATTTCTCTACTATTGGCTTCACAGAGCTTTGCACCATCACTATCTCTACTCTCGTTATCATTCTCATCATCACTCTTCCATTGTAACTGAGCCCATTACAT CTGTGATTCATCCATTTGCTGAGCATATAGCATATTTCCTGCTATTTGCTATTCCAACCTTGACATCAGTGTTTACTGGGACTGCTTCTCTGGCTTCTCTCTTTGGCTACATTACTTATATTGATGTCATGAATAACATGGGGCACTGCAACTTTGAGTTCATTCCCAAATGGATTTTCTCCATCTTTCCACCTCTCAAATACTTGATGTATACGCCCTC GTTTCACTCCTTGCACCATACTCAATTTCGTACAAATTATTCTCTATTTATGCCAATTTATGACTATATCTATGGGACGATGGACAAGTCTACTGATTCGATCTATGAAAAGTCACTAAAGAGGCAAGAAGATTCACCAGATGTAGTACATTTGACACATTTGACTACCCCAGAATCTATCTACCATCTCAGGCTAGGATTTTCCTCATTGGCTTCAATGCCTCTAAACAATAAATGGTACATTTGGTTGATGTGGCCAGTGACTTTGTGGACTATGATCGCTAACTGTATCTATGGACGCACTTTCATTTTTGAGAGAAATAGCTTGGAAAAGTTTAATTTCCAATCTTGGGCCATACCAAGATACAATTTACAG TACTTGTTGAAATGGCAATCACAAGCTATTAACAGCTTCATAGAGGATGCTATAATACAAGCAGAAGAAAAAGGTACCAAGGTCTTGAGTCTTGGACTTTTAAACAAG GATGAGGAACTTAACAGAAATGGAGAACTTTACATAGAAAGGCACCCTAAAATCAAGATCAAGGTGGTGGATGGAAGCAGCTTGACAGTTGCTGTTGTGCTAAACAGCATTCCAAAAGGAACGACAGAAGTACTTCTCAGAGGAAATCTTACTAAAGTTGCTTTTTCTCTTGCTTCTGCTCTTTCTCAAAGGGGCATCCAG GTAGCTACTTTGTACAAAAGTGACTACGAGAAACTAAAACTTGCTACTACTAGTTCTCAGAGTAATTTTGTGCTGTCAAATAGATTTGATCAGAAG ATATGGGTAGTTGGAGCTGGATTaacagaagaagaagatatgaagGCCGCTAAAGGGACACTTTTCTTCCCATTCACACAGTTGCCTCCTAAGAAAGTTCGCCATGACTGCTTCTACCACTACCCGCCTGCCATGCTAGCTCCTCCTTCAATGCAAAACTTGCATGCTTGTGAG AATTGGCTTCCAAGAAGAGCAATGAGTGCGCCAAGAGTGGCCGGAATTGTGCATGCCTTAGAGGGATGGAATGTACATGAGTGTGGAGACAACATGATTGACATTGAGAAGATTTGGGAAGCCAGCATCAAGCATGGATTCAAACCTTTAGCTTTTGCTGaatga